The Dryobates pubescens isolate bDryPub1 unplaced genomic scaffold, bDryPub1.pri scaffold_67_arrow_ctg1, whole genome shotgun sequence genome includes a region encoding these proteins:
- the LOC128899797 gene encoding olfactory receptor 14A16-like, with the protein MANSSSITHFLLLPFPGTRQLQLLQFCLFLAIYLAALLGNGLIITTIAWDHHLHTPMYFFLLNLALTDLGAISTTVPKSMANSLRDTRDISYAGCAAQVFLLFFLLSAEFSLLTTMSYDRYVAICRPLHYETLLGSRVCVHMAAAAWGCGFLNALLHTANTFSLPLCQGNAVEQFFCEIPQMLKLSCSTSYLRELWLLVTSGCLSSLCFLLIVVSYVQIFRAVLRIPSQQGRHKAFATCLPHLAVVSLFLSTAFFAYLKPSSISSPTLDMVVSILYSVVPPAVNPLIYSLRNQELKAALSQLIPGYCQKQ; encoded by the coding sequence atggccaacagcagctccatcacccatttcctcctcctgccattcccaggcacaaggcagctgcagctcctgcagttctgcctcttcctggccatctacctggctgccctgctgggcaatggcctcatcatcaccaccatagcctgggaccaccacctccacacccccatgtacttcttcctcctcaaccttgccctcactgacctgggtgccatctccaccactgtgcccaaatccatggccaattccctgagggacaccagggacatctcctatgcaggatgtgctgcacaagtatttctgcttttttttttgctttcagcagagttttctctcctcaccaccatgtcctatgatcgctatgttgccatctgcagacccctgcactatgagaccctcctgggcagcagagtttgtgtccacatggcagcagctgcctggggctgtggtttcctcaatgctctgctgcacacagccaatacattttccctgcccctctgccagggcaatgctgtggagcagttcttctgtgaaatcccccagatgctcaagctctcctgctccacatcctacctcagggaactttggcttcttgtgaCCAGTGGCTGTTTATCAtctctctgttttctgttgattgtggtgtcctatgtgcagatcttcagggcagtgctgaggatcccctctcagcagggacgccacaaagcctttgccacctgcctccctcacctggctgtggtgtccctgtttctcagcactgctttctttgcctacctgaagccctcTTCTATCTCCTCCCCAACCTTGGATATGGTGGTGTCaattctgtactcagtggtgcctccagcagtgaatcctctcatctacagcctgaggaaccaagaactgaaggctgccctgagccaactgatccctggatactgtcagaagcaataa